A single window of Candidatus Goldiibacteriota bacterium DNA harbors:
- a CDS encoding MFS transporter, with protein MNRLKTAFRAFKYRNYRLFFTGQGLSALGGMMQQMAQSWLVYRITDSPLMLGIVAFAGQVPSFLLTPAAGIASDRHDKRKIILIADIVQMAAAFIFAALIFVDLIMPWHIVVLSVITGSAAAFEMTTRHSFVPQMVEDKNDLGNAIALNSVMFNSARLLGPALAGVIVAFAGEGICFLINGISFTAVISALLMMNIKKHVYTAHKSPLKELKEGFKYVTESVPLKSIIILMASVSLTGSGVTILLPVFARDILHGDSMTYGFLTGAVGLGALTGALGMASKKTLKGLSALMALAVIVFGAGLFLASFAGNLIIAMGLLLFVGVGTMLHMAASNTIIQTVADDDKRGRVISFYILSFSGFLPLGSLVAGWLAKIFGVRQVIAGGGILTAFAGLILLFFLSEIRQNLRSVYIKKGIIPSETVVEIK; from the coding sequence ATGAACAGGCTAAAAACAGCTTTCAGGGCTTTCAAATACAGGAATTACCGCTTGTTTTTTACGGGGCAGGGTTTGTCCGCTTTGGGCGGTATGATGCAGCAGATGGCGCAAAGCTGGCTTGTTTACCGTATTACCGATTCGCCGCTTATGCTTGGTATAGTGGCGTTTGCGGGTCAGGTGCCGTCGTTCCTGCTTACTCCGGCCGCGGGCATTGCAAGCGACAGGCATGATAAAAGAAAGATTATTCTTATAGCGGATATAGTTCAGATGGCGGCGGCTTTTATCTTCGCGGCGCTTATATTCGTGGATTTGATTATGCCGTGGCATATAGTTGTATTAAGTGTAATTACAGGTTCGGCGGCAGCCTTTGAAATGACCACAAGGCACTCTTTTGTCCCTCAGATGGTGGAAGATAAGAACGATCTTGGAAACGCCATTGCCCTCAACTCTGTTATGTTTAATTCGGCGCGCCTGCTGGGGCCTGCGCTTGCCGGAGTTATTGTGGCATTTGCCGGCGAAGGTATCTGTTTTCTTATAAACGGAATAAGTTTTACTGCTGTAATATCCGCGCTGCTAATGATGAACATAAAAAAACATGTATATACCGCCCACAAAAGCCCATTGAAAGAACTTAAAGAAGGTTTTAAATATGTTACTGAATCTGTACCGCTTAAAAGTATAATTATTCTTATGGCATCCGTAAGCCTGACCGGTTCGGGTGTTACAATACTTCTGCCGGTATTTGCCCGTGACATACTTCACGGCGATTCAATGACATACGGATTTTTGACCGGTGCGGTTGGATTAGGCGCTTTAACAGGGGCGCTTGGCATGGCTTCAAAGAAAACTTTGAAAGGGTTATCCGCTCTTATGGCCTTGGCGGTTATAGTTTTTGGCGCAGGGCTCTTTCTGGCATCATTTGCGGGTAATCTTATTATAGCTATGGGGCTTTTACTCTTCGTGGGCGTGGGGACAATGCTTCATATGGCAGCGTCAAATACAATAATACAGACAGTTGCGGATGACGATAAGCGCGGCAGGGTTATAAGTTTTTATATTCTTTCATTCTCGGGATTTCTTCCCCTTGGCAGCCTTGTCGCGGGCTGGCTTGCCAAAATATTCGGAGTAAGGCAGGTTATTGCGGGCGGCGGTATTTTAACGGCGTTTGCGGGATTAATATTATTGTTTTTTCTTTCTGAAATACGTCAAAACCTGCGTTCTGTTTATATAAAAAAAGGGATAATACCGTCCGAAACTGTCGTTGAAATTAAATAA
- the rlmN gene encoding 23S rRNA (adenine(2503)-C(2))-methyltransferase RlmN has product MEKTDLRNYTRDELEAIVKSLGGNKNDSASLFECLYRLKAKTFNDIKGVNLKVLKLIESDYTLSPLKVSAKQESGKDKTIKMLLALPDGKKIETVIIPSNHGYSACVSSQAGCACGCAFCATGKIGFKRDLTAAEIIGQFMAAEQASGVKINNIIFMGMGEPFLNYENLIKSIHILTDHKGFAFPQTKITVSTCGIAPKIKVLADSGLRVNLAVSIVTADAKQRSKLMPVNKKYPLAEVIKAVKYYNQKSKRQVFFEYIMFDGVNDKAEDAEKLYELIKDIDCKVNLIVYNKVKGGEFSPSRDEKAKAFQKILVDKGIRTYQRREKGADILAACGQLAGET; this is encoded by the coding sequence ATGGAAAAAACAGACCTTCGCAATTACACCAGGGATGAACTTGAAGCAATTGTTAAATCACTTGGCGGAAATAAAAATGATTCAGCGTCATTATTTGAATGTTTATACAGATTAAAGGCAAAAACTTTCAATGATATAAAAGGGGTTAATCTAAAGGTTTTAAAACTTATAGAATCAGATTATACATTAAGCCCTTTAAAAGTAAGTGCTAAACAGGAATCAGGGAAAGATAAAACCATAAAAATGCTGCTTGCGCTCCCCGACGGCAAAAAAATAGAAACGGTCATTATCCCAAGCAATCACGGATACTCCGCATGCGTTTCATCACAGGCAGGGTGTGCCTGCGGGTGCGCTTTCTGTGCCACGGGCAAAATTGGTTTTAAAAGAGATTTAACTGCCGCGGAGATAATAGGGCAGTTTATGGCGGCGGAACAGGCGTCCGGCGTAAAAATTAACAATATTATTTTTATGGGTATGGGAGAGCCGTTTTTAAACTATGAGAATCTGATAAAAAGCATACATATTCTGACTGACCATAAAGGGTTTGCTTTTCCGCAGACTAAGATAACCGTATCCACTTGCGGCATTGCGCCAAAAATAAAAGTGCTTGCGGATTCCGGGTTAAGGGTGAATCTTGCTGTTTCAATTGTCACGGCAGATGCAAAGCAAAGAAGCAAATTAATGCCGGTTAATAAAAAATATCCGCTTGCAGAAGTGATAAAAGCCGTCAAATATTACAATCAAAAGAGTAAAAGGCAGGTCTTTTTTGAATATATAATGTTTGATGGCGTTAATGATAAGGCTGAAGATGCAGAAAAACTTTATGAATTAATTAAGGATATAGACTGTAAAGTAAACCTTATTGTTTATAACAAAGTTAAAGGCGGGGAGTTTTCACCTTCACGGGACGAAAAGGCAAAAGCGTTCCAGAAGATACTTGTAGATAAGGGAATAAGGACTTATCAGCGCCGGGAAAAAGGCGCGGACATCTTAGCCGCCTGCGGGCAGCTTGCAGGGGAAACATAA
- a CDS encoding fused MFS/spermidine synthase, with the protein MIKKPDGKIILYINSFIAGAATLIIEIAGTRIMAPFFGTTVFTWSALIGITLLSLAAGYYAGGLYSEKERNYTSVYSVTLLASLLTAFMIIYKNPVLQFADFMGAKAGVIFASAALFTPCLFLFGAVSPLSVKYASSELGAGKSAGYIFAVSTAGSFLGAISAGYWLIPQLGIKTVFIICAVLPALTGFAGLLSLKQSIKTFVMIFFVMCVMLIIHLNVSGAYYGKNAKVLFEKENHFGKIIVFDTKAKTRILMVDGTIQMYYDLVKNEPAAGYINNLEKAAEFGDKKSTALIVGAGAGALTVKLESRGIKTDNIEIDRDIAYIADKFFGNKVKFIIEDGRRYIRKCGKKYDLVFFDVFKGYSICPYMATKEAFQEAKAVLNKGGILSMNMVAEAPKGSIYGESVAAVYSTLSSVFDTVKFDFNAQGDFANYVFYASDSDFYPGNLTEPIPGGVVLTDDKNNMENIYSAVVAKWRDTNRQILGIRFML; encoded by the coding sequence ATGATAAAAAAGCCTGACGGTAAGATAATTTTATACATTAATTCATTTATTGCCGGCGCGGCAACGCTTATTATTGAAATCGCGGGGACAAGAATAATGGCGCCTTTTTTTGGGACAACGGTCTTTACATGGTCTGCTTTGATAGGGATAACGCTTCTTTCCCTTGCGGCGGGATATTACGCCGGCGGTTTATATTCGGAAAAAGAAAGAAATTATACATCGGTCTATTCTGTCACTTTGCTGGCTTCATTGCTTACCGCTTTTATGATTATTTATAAAAATCCGGTTTTGCAGTTTGCGGATTTTATGGGGGCAAAAGCAGGGGTTATTTTTGCTTCCGCCGCGCTGTTTACACCGTGTTTGTTTCTTTTTGGCGCGGTATCGCCGCTTTCGGTAAAATACGCTTCGTCTGAACTTGGCGCGGGAAAATCAGCAGGTTATATTTTTGCCGTTTCAACCGCGGGAAGTTTTCTGGGCGCAATTTCCGCCGGTTACTGGCTGATACCTCAGCTGGGGATAAAAACGGTTTTTATAATATGCGCTGTGCTGCCTGCATTAACCGGTTTTGCGGGATTGTTAAGCCTTAAACAAAGTATTAAAACTTTTGTTATGATTTTCTTTGTAATGTGCGTTATGTTAATTATTCACCTTAACGTTTCGGGCGCTTATTACGGTAAAAACGCAAAAGTGCTTTTTGAAAAAGAAAATCACTTTGGGAAAATTATTGTTTTTGATACAAAGGCAAAGACGCGGATTCTTATGGTGGACGGCACTATACAGATGTATTATGACCTTGTTAAAAACGAACCTGCCGCAGGCTATATAAATAACCTGGAAAAAGCCGCGGAATTTGGGGACAAAAAAAGCACGGCATTAATTGTGGGCGCCGGTGCCGGAGCCCTGACCGTAAAGCTTGAAAGCAGGGGGATAAAAACGGATAATATTGAAATTGACAGGGATATTGCCTATATTGCAGATAAATTTTTTGGCAATAAGGTAAAATTTATTATTGAAGACGGCAGAAGGTACATAAGAAAATGCGGAAAAAAATATGATCTGGTATTTTTTGACGTATTTAAGGGTTATTCCATCTGTCCTTATATGGCGACAAAAGAAGCTTTTCAGGAGGCAAAAGCCGTATTAAATAAAGGCGGGATTCTGTCAATGAACATGGTGGCTGAAGCTCCAAAGGGAAGCATATACGGGGAATCGGTAGCCGCGGTTTATTCCACTTTAAGTTCGGTTTTTGATACTGTCAAATTTGATTTTAACGCGCAGGGAGATTTTGCCAATTATGTTTTCTACGCGTCAGACAGTGATTTTTATCCTGGAAATTTAACAGAACCAATACCGGGCGGCGTTGTCTTAACGGATGATAAAAATAATATGGAAAATATATATTCTGCCGTGGTTGCAAAATGGAGAGACACCAACAGGCAGATTCTTGGTATAAGGTTTATGCTTTAA
- a CDS encoding substrate-binding domain-containing protein: protein MNKKTGAKIKSKAAFNTIAFISGRMGSVFNSTVAKGIENHIARLGGGKKSILYHLPRDSSAEACSAEIIDVIKQGEADGLICLSFTPTDSAVRKIIKSKIPAVFIERKIKGLHSVKVDNFKGGYTAGEYLAKRGYKKAGLIIDPQCRDEKSASYERLMGFKSALDFYGIKPVKGAAVTACRHSIECGRDVFEEFEGRLKGLDSVFSVAGDLVAIGFMMEAKAGGIRFPKDIALIGYDGVEAAKAVTPVLTTIKQPIETMGMEAVEIINGCLKGGLEGEKHIDIDTEMAEGGTV, encoded by the coding sequence ATGAATAAGAAAACGGGCGCGAAAATAAAATCAAAGGCCGCATTCAATACAATTGCTTTTATCAGCGGAAGGATGGGTTCTGTATTTAATTCCACGGTGGCTAAAGGTATTGAAAATCATATTGCGCGCTTAGGCGGCGGAAAAAAATCAATTCTTTATCATCTGCCAAGGGACAGTTCGGCCGAGGCCTGCAGCGCTGAAATTATTGATGTGATAAAACAGGGTGAAGCGGACGGGTTAATTTGTCTTAGTTTTACACCCACTGACAGCGCCGTACGCAAAATAATAAAGAGCAAAATTCCCGCTGTCTTTATTGAAAGAAAAATTAAAGGGCTTCATTCGGTTAAAGTGGATAATTTTAAGGGGGGATATACGGCTGGTGAATACCTTGCAAAAAGAGGGTATAAAAAGGCCGGCCTGATAATTGACCCCCAGTGCCGTGATGAAAAATCCGCTTCGTATGAGAGGCTGATGGGTTTTAAAAGCGCGCTGGATTTTTACGGGATAAAACCTGTAAAAGGCGCGGCGGTAACGGCGTGCAGGCACAGCATTGAATGCGGCAGGGATGTATTTGAAGAGTTTGAAGGCAGGCTGAAAGGTCTTGATTCTGTATTTTCCGTAGCCGGCGACCTTGTCGCGATTGGTTTTATGATGGAAGCAAAGGCCGGCGGGATAAGGTTTCCAAAAGATATCGCGCTGATAGGTTATGACGGAGTGGAAGCCGCAAAAGCTGTTACGCCTGTGCTTACGACGATAAAGCAGCCGATAGAAACAATGGGTATGGAAGCAGTTGAAATAATTAACGGATGTTTAAAAGGCGGTTTAGAAGGTGAAAAGCATATTGATATTGATACGGAAATGGCGGAAGGCGGTACTGTTTAA
- a CDS encoding methyltransferase domain-containing protein yields MENASNVSKEHLNEMVTTLYESWKGSLITAGLNSGIFASMNYNNPVTIDFLAEKMDYDRDKLDKWFYYCAGAGLVSRVDGGYILSPKCHVFMPDSPFKDIVGFMRLNDFFMRSVVEAQHSFKKGSSLDKLTEGKITRNYQPSVSDNLSAELIEYFKQYNMGGEDTVLDVGCGIGAFARAVLKNIPTLKITGLDPNLFAIEWGRKENREKGLGERLKMVVGDAVDDIGEYADKSFDWVIAVNLFHFFPVQHRAKLMENMIRIAKKGVFFTETVIEKSKLALAADPLMSLLWNDFTGFFRESDVETINKKLIEAHPEVKAEKHLILQNSTYLMTFIK; encoded by the coding sequence ATGGAAAATGCGTCAAATGTATCAAAGGAACACCTGAATGAAATGGTTACCACTCTGTACGAATCCTGGAAAGGGTCTTTAATCACGGCGGGGCTTAATTCCGGTATATTTGCATCTATGAATTATAATAACCCTGTAACTATTGATTTTCTTGCTGAAAAAATGGATTATGACAGGGATAAACTTGATAAGTGGTTTTATTATTGTGCCGGCGCAGGGCTTGTAAGCAGAGTTGATGGCGGTTATATTTTATCCCCGAAATGCCATGTTTTTATGCCTGATTCCCCGTTTAAGGATATTGTAGGGTTTATGAGGTTAAACGACTTTTTTATGCGGTCGGTTGTTGAAGCTCAGCACAGCTTTAAAAAAGGCAGCAGCCTTGATAAACTGACAGAAGGCAAGATAACAAGGAACTATCAGCCAAGCGTAAGTGATAACTTATCAGCGGAATTGATAGAATATTTCAAGCAGTATAATATGGGCGGTGAAGATACGGTACTGGATGTGGGGTGCGGGATAGGTGCTTTTGCAAGGGCTGTGCTAAAAAATATACCAACACTTAAAATAACAGGTTTAGATCCGAATCTTTTTGCCATTGAATGGGGGCGTAAAGAAAACCGGGAAAAAGGCCTGGGGGAAAGGCTGAAAATGGTGGTAGGCGACGCGGTTGATGATATAGGCGAGTACGCTGATAAATCATTTGATTGGGTTATAGCGGTAAACCTTTTTCACTTTTTTCCCGTACAGCACAGGGCAAAACTTATGGAAAACATGATTAGAATAGCTAAAAAAGGGGTTTTCTTTACCGAGACCGTTATTGAAAAATCTAAACTGGCCCTTGCGGCAGACCCATTAATGTCATTATTATGGAATGATTTTACCGGTTTTTTCAGGGAATCAGATGTGGAAACTATTAATAAAAAATTAATTGAGGCACATCCTGAAGTAAAAGCGGAAAAGCATCTTATTCTTCAGAATTCAACGTACCTTATGACTTTTATAAAATAA
- a CDS encoding PAS domain S-box protein encodes MFELLKKKANKIFYNSSKNENLNGEETLLLSKFRGDIWKMSNDFTLSEDRLIEELISRIGGFFDTERCVFSRIKGDKIYADIEYKHNRVKGASKGFAVPLELIEKLGVDLQRTVTLEDMMDAISGPKMNFLKPVIQALIAVIGDEPSLSTPVKINGRLFGFITMRFFNSKIEMYTKNVKDVITDAANIIALAIERRRAEEKFRVSFDLNPDAMIITNAADGSIIDVNNGFVSISGYDKNEVIGRNPFEFELLERNKKRSEIAETARKEGPINSGEIKCLTKAGAPIFCLFSSRTINLDGEKCNLTVVKDISDRKEMETKLAASEEKFRVAFNTSPDAINLNRLSDGLYVEINEGFTKLTGYSKKEIEGKTSVEINIWNDISDREKLLAALKGQGFMENLEAKFRLKDGGVKTGLMSARIINMYNEPHIISVTKDITERKITEEKIINTSEKLKEAVEYLERTNAELERFAYVASHDLQEPLRMVSNYAQLLAKKYKGSLGSDADDYIGYMTSGVQRMKSLINDILVFSRVGYGEPQIETVDFNELVNQVAETLKDKAASLNADIEIGQLPVLKCIRSEMFQVFQNLIANSLKFTAAGRKPHIEITAKKNGAEYTFCVSDNGIGIAPQYFNKIFVIFERLHTKDEFEGTGIGLSICKKVIENHGGRIWVESEAGQGASFFFVLPEKD; translated from the coding sequence ATGTTTGAACTGTTAAAAAAAAAGGCAAATAAAATTTTTTATAATAGTTCAAAAAATGAGAATCTTAACGGGGAAGAAACCCTTCTTTTAAGCAAATTTCGCGGCGATATCTGGAAAATGTCAAATGATTTTACTTTATCCGAAGACCGTCTTATAGAAGAACTAATTTCCCGTATCGGCGGTTTTTTTGACACGGAAAGGTGTGTTTTCAGCAGGATAAAAGGGGATAAAATTTATGCTGATATAGAATATAAGCATAACCGGGTTAAGGGGGCGTCTAAGGGTTTTGCTGTACCGCTGGAACTGATAGAAAAACTTGGAGTTGATCTGCAGCGCACCGTTACACTTGAAGATATGATGGACGCTATAAGCGGCCCTAAAATGAATTTTCTAAAACCCGTTATTCAGGCTCTTATTGCTGTTATCGGTGATGAGCCTTCTTTGTCAACTCCTGTAAAGATAAACGGCAGGTTATTTGGTTTTATAACAATGCGGTTTTTCAATTCAAAAATTGAAATGTACACAAAAAACGTAAAAGACGTTATAACAGACGCGGCAAATATTATTGCGCTTGCAATTGAACGAAGGCGTGCCGAGGAAAAATTCAGGGTATCTTTTGATCTTAATCCGGACGCGATGATAATTACAAATGCCGCGGATGGTTCGATTATTGACGTCAATAATGGTTTTGTCAGTATCAGCGGTTATGATAAAAATGAGGTTATAGGCAGAAATCCATTTGAGTTTGAGCTGCTGGAGAGAAATAAAAAAAGGTCCGAAATAGCCGAAACGGCACGTAAAGAAGGCCCTATAAACTCGGGAGAAATTAAATGTTTAACAAAGGCGGGGGCTCCTATTTTTTGTCTTTTTTCTTCCAGGACAATTAATCTTGACGGTGAAAAGTGCAATCTTACTGTAGTAAAGGATATTTCTGACAGGAAAGAAATGGAAACTAAACTGGCCGCAAGCGAGGAAAAGTTCAGGGTGGCGTTTAATACAAGCCCGGATGCCATAAACTTAAACAGGTTAAGCGACGGTTTATATGTTGAAATAAACGAAGGTTTTACAAAATTAACGGGGTATTCAAAAAAAGAAATAGAAGGAAAAACATCCGTTGAAATAAATATCTGGAATGATATAAGTGACAGGGAAAAACTTCTGGCTGCTTTGAAAGGACAGGGTTTTATGGAGAATCTGGAAGCTAAATTCAGGCTGAAAGACGGAGGGGTAAAGACCGGCCTTATGTCCGCCAGAATTATCAATATGTATAATGAACCGCACATTATTTCCGTAACAAAGGATATAACCGAAAGAAAAATAACGGAAGAAAAAATTATTAACACATCGGAAAAATTGAAAGAAGCTGTGGAATACCTTGAAAGGACAAACGCGGAGCTGGAAAGATTCGCTTATGTGGCTTCCCACGACCTGCAGGAGCCTTTAAGGATGGTATCAAATTACGCGCAGCTGCTGGCGAAAAAGTATAAAGGCAGTCTTGGCAGTGACGCGGACGACTATATAGGTTATATGACATCCGGCGTGCAGCGGATGAAGTCTCTGATAAACGATATTCTTGTTTTTTCCCGCGTTGGTTACGGGGAACCGCAGATAGAAACGGTGGATTTTAATGAGCTTGTTAACCAGGTGGCTGAAACGCTTAAGGATAAAGCAGCCTCTTTAAACGCGGATATAGAAATAGGACAGCTTCCTGTCTTGAAATGTATAAGAAGTGAAATGTTTCAGGTATTTCAGAATTTAATCGCCAATTCTCTGAAGTTCACGGCTGCAGGCAGAAAACCGCATATAGAAATAACAGCAAAAAAGAACGGCGCGGAATATACCTTCTGCGTTTCAGACAATGGAATAGGAATAGCGCCGCAGTATTTTAATAAGATATTTGTTATTTTTGAAAGGCTTCATACAAAAGATGAATTTGAAGGTACGGGGATAGGCCTTTCAATCTGTAAAAAAGTAATAGAAAACCACGGTGGCAGAATCTGGGTGGAATCTGAAGCGGGCCAAGGGGCATCCTTTTTCTTTGTATTACCGGAGAAGGATTAA
- a CDS encoding pyruvate, phosphate dikinase, giving the protein MAKAKKSAAKKPAGKAKKYVYFFGNGKADGEGHQKALLGGKGAGLAEMTKAGVPVPPGFTITTEVCNLYYEVGRKIPDAVEKEMLMHVDKLEKSTGKKFGGENPLLVSVRSGAKFSMPGMMDTILNLGLNDNSVLSLIKQTKNERFAYDSYRRFIMMFSDVAMDVPKNKFEHLFEEAKHKKGVKLDTELDSKDLREICERFKELFKKEKGMDFPQDPLEQLRLARNAVFNSWMNDRAIYYRKQNDIPHDLGTAVNVQSMVFGNMGNDSGTGVGFTRNPATGENVFYGEYLINAQGEDVVAGVRTPQPIASLEKDMPEVYKQLRQITSKLEKHYRDIQDFEFTIEKGKLFMLQTRSGKRTAKAAVRIAVEMVGEKLISKEEAVLRVSPASLDQLLHPVFDPKAELQIIAKGLPASPGAATGKAVFTANEAVEWDEKGEHTILVRQETCPDDIHGMDAANGILTARGGMTSHAAVVARSMGKCCVAGCEDIKVDEHSKTMTTKSGLVIKEGDWISIDGSTGKVIKGKVPTVEPKLEGEFGTFMKWADAYRTLTVRANADVPRDGKVAREFGAEGIGLCRTEHMFFDADRLPHMQAMILATDEAGRRKALEKLLPMQRSDFKGLFESMEGFGVTVRLLDPPLHEFLPKREELMVDIAKAEASGKTTIESEGLKKALELIKTNGTELEKAKMLLSRVEELHEFNPMLGHRGCRLGITYPEITEMQATAIFEAAAELIKAGKKVVPEVMVPLVGNVKEFKDQKVIIDNMAKKVIKEKGVKMQYMVGTMIEVPRAAVTADKIAAEAEFFSFGTNDLTQTALGFSRDDAGKFTKAYIDKFIFEKDPFQTLDQDGVGLLMIDAVTKGKATRPGIKLGICGEHGGDPASVEFCHKIGLSYVSCSPYRVPIARLAAAQAGINFPAKKAAAKKTAKKK; this is encoded by the coding sequence ATGGCCAAAGCGAAGAAATCTGCAGCAAAGAAGCCGGCCGGAAAAGCCAAAAAGTATGTTTATTTTTTTGGCAATGGAAAGGCTGACGGCGAAGGACACCAGAAGGCGTTACTTGGAGGAAAAGGAGCAGGTCTTGCGGAAATGACAAAAGCAGGCGTGCCTGTACCCCCGGGATTTACTATCACAACAGAAGTCTGCAATCTATATTATGAAGTGGGAAGAAAAATCCCTGATGCTGTTGAAAAAGAAATGCTTATGCACGTTGACAAACTTGAAAAGTCAACAGGCAAAAAATTTGGCGGGGAAAATCCGCTTTTAGTTTCAGTACGTTCAGGCGCTAAATTTTCCATGCCGGGAATGATGGATACAATTTTAAACCTGGGATTAAATGACAACTCCGTATTATCCCTTATCAAGCAGACAAAAAATGAAAGGTTTGCTTATGACAGCTACAGAAGGTTCATAATGATGTTTTCTGACGTTGCTATGGATGTTCCAAAGAATAAATTCGAGCACTTATTTGAAGAAGCAAAGCATAAAAAAGGCGTTAAACTTGATACGGAACTTGATTCAAAAGATTTAAGAGAAATCTGTGAAAGGTTTAAAGAACTTTTCAAGAAAGAAAAAGGAATGGATTTTCCTCAGGATCCGCTTGAACAGTTAAGGCTTGCAAGAAACGCGGTTTTTAATTCCTGGATGAATGACAGGGCTATATATTACAGAAAACAGAATGACATTCCTCATGACCTTGGCACGGCAGTTAACGTGCAGTCTATGGTATTCGGAAATATGGGAAATGATTCAGGAACAGGTGTTGGTTTCACAAGGAACCCCGCTACCGGAGAAAACGTATTCTACGGCGAATACCTTATCAACGCGCAGGGTGAAGACGTGGTTGCGGGCGTAAGGACACCACAGCCTATTGCATCGCTTGAAAAAGATATGCCTGAAGTTTACAAACAGTTAAGGCAGATAACTTCAAAACTTGAAAAGCATTACAGGGATATTCAGGATTTTGAATTCACGATTGAAAAAGGAAAACTTTTCATGCTTCAGACCCGTTCCGGAAAAAGGACGGCTAAAGCGGCTGTAAGAATAGCGGTGGAAATGGTCGGAGAAAAACTTATCTCAAAAGAAGAAGCGGTTTTAAGGGTATCCCCGGCATCGCTTGACCAGCTTTTACACCCTGTATTTGACCCTAAAGCGGAACTTCAGATAATAGCCAAAGGGCTTCCGGCATCACCGGGCGCAGCAACAGGCAAAGCGGTATTTACGGCAAATGAAGCTGTTGAATGGGACGAGAAGGGCGAACATACAATTCTTGTAAGGCAGGAAACATGTCCGGATGATATTCACGGAATGGACGCTGCAAACGGAATTCTTACGGCACGCGGCGGAATGACATCGCACGCTGCGGTTGTAGCGCGCTCTATGGGTAAATGCTGCGTTGCAGGCTGCGAAGATATAAAGGTTGACGAACATTCCAAGACCATGACCACAAAATCCGGCTTAGTTATTAAAGAAGGGGACTGGATTTCAATTGACGGTTCCACAGGAAAAGTTATTAAGGGAAAAGTGCCTACAGTTGAACCTAAACTTGAAGGCGAATTTGGCACGTTTATGAAATGGGCTGATGCATACAGAACATTAACGGTACGCGCTAACGCGGACGTTCCAAGGGACGGAAAAGTAGCAAGGGAATTTGGAGCTGAAGGTATAGGCCTTTGCCGCACGGAACATATGTTCTTTGACGCGGACAGATTGCCTCACATGCAGGCAATGATTCTTGCAACAGATGAAGCGGGACGCAGAAAAGCGCTTGAAAAGCTTCTTCCTATGCAGCGCAGCGACTTTAAGGGGCTTTTTGAATCCATGGAAGGGTTTGGCGTAACAGTAAGGCTTCTTGATCCGCCTCTTCATGAATTCCTGCCTAAAAGGGAAGAGTTAATGGTTGATATCGCCAAAGCGGAAGCTTCAGGCAAAACCACCATTGAATCAGAAGGATTAAAGAAAGCGCTGGAACTTATCAAGACAAACGGCACAGAGCTTGAAAAAGCAAAAATGCTGCTTTCCCGCGTTGAAGAACTTCATGAATTTAACCCGATGCTTGGACACAGGGGATGCCGTCTTGGAATCACTTACCCTGAAATAACAGAAATGCAGGCAACAGCCATATTTGAAGCGGCAGCGGAACTTATCAAAGCCGGTAAAAAGGTTGTTCCTGAAGTAATGGTACCGCTTGTTGGAAATGTAAAGGAATTCAAGGATCAGAAGGTAATCATTGACAACATGGCAAAGAAAGTAATTAAGGAAAAAGGCGTTAAGATGCAGTATATGGTCGGAACAATGATTGAAGTTCCAAGGGCTGCTGTTACGGCTGATAAGATTGCCGCAGAAGCGGAATTCTTCTCATTTGGAACAAACGACCTTACACAGACAGCGCTTGGCTTCAGCCGCGATGACGCGGGTAAGTTCACAAAGGCGTACATTGACAAGTTTATCTTTGAAAAGGACCCCTTCCAGACTCTTGATCAGGACGGCGTAGGCCTTCTTATGATAGATGCGGTAACCAAAGGAAAAGCCACAAGGCCCGGCATTAAGCTTGGTATCTGCGGCGAACACGGCGGAGACCCGGCATCTGTTGAATTCTGCCACAAAATCGGATTAAGCTACGTTTCATGCTCGCCTTACAGGGTTCCAATCGCAAGGCTTGCAGCTGCACAGGCCGGTATTAATTTTCCTGCTAAGAAAGCCGCGGCAAAGAAAACAGCAAAGAAGAAATAA